The Oreochromis niloticus isolate F11D_XX linkage group LG15, O_niloticus_UMD_NMBU, whole genome shotgun sequence genome includes a region encoding these proteins:
- the dusp10 gene encoding LOW QUALITY PROTEIN: dual specificity protein phosphatase 10 (The sequence of the model RefSeq protein was modified relative to this genomic sequence to represent the inferred CDS: inserted 1 base in 1 codon; deleted 2 bases in 1 codon), translating into MPPSPLDDRIVVALPRPIRPQELQLRLDTSYLDSITTSSSDKTVISTTVVKIRATANLVTYMPSSKGSTRSLSCGCSSASCCSVTTYEKDSQSLNHSQVSASSPNLSYAGPPTPMVSSHEALSAPVSPGTPKALATVRVIHPNELAKRITCCPMGHPVGPXPVIIDCRPFMEYNKSHIRGAVHINCSDKISRRRLQQGKITVLDLISCREGKDSFKGIFSKEIVVYDESTTDPNRLTSTQPLHVVLESLRREGKDPIILKGGLSSFRQSHENLCEHSLHLHEGLDTGAAAGLTGALPHSLPSTPDIENAELTPILPFLYLGNEHDAQDINLLQRLNIGYILNVTTHLPLYHYDTGLFVYKRLPATDSNKQNLRQYFEEAFEFIEEAHQAGMGLLIHCQAGVSRSATIVIAYLMKHTWMTMTDAYKFVKTRRPIISPNLNFMGQLLEFEDDLNNGITPRILTPKLIGVETVV; encoded by the exons ATGCCTCCATCTCCCCTCGACGACAGAATTGTGGTGGCGCTGCCAAGGCCAATCCGACCTCAGGAACTCCAACTACGCCTGGACACCAGCTACCTGGACTCcatcaccaccagcagcagcgaCAAGACCGTAATCAGCACCACCGTGGTGAAGATCCGGGCGACGGCCAATCTTGTAACGTATATGCCCTCATCCAAGGGCTCCACGCGCTCATTGTCGTGTGGATGCAGCAGTgccagctgctgctctgtcacCACCTATGAGAAGGACAGCCAGAGCCTCAACCACAGCCAGGTGAGCGCCAGTAGCCCCAATCTCAGCTACGCCGGGCCCCCTACCCCAATGGTCAGCAGCCATGAAGCATTAAGTGCCCCAGTCTCGCCC GGCACGCCGAAGGCCCTAGCCACCGTGAGGGTCATCCACCCCAATGAGCTGGCCAAGCGGATAACCTGCTGCCCCATGGGTCACCCTGTGGGCC TGCCGGTCATCATCGACTGCCGGCCCTTCATGGAGTACAACAAGAGCCACATCCGGGGGGCCGTGCACATCAACTGCTCTGACAAGATCAGCCGGAGACGGCTGCAGCAGGGCAAGATCACTGTGCTGGACCTCATTTCCTGCCGTGAGGGCAAGGACTCTTTTAAGGGCATCTTCTCCAAAGAGATTGTGGTTTATGATGAGAGCACCACGGACCCGAACCGGCTGACATCCACTCAGCCTCTACATGTGGTCCTGGAATCACTGAGGAGGGAGGGCAAGGACCCAATCATTCTCAAAG GAGGCCTTAGCAGCTTCAGGCAGAGCCATGAAAACCTGTGTGAGCACTCGCTGCACCTTCACGAAGGCTTGGACACGGGCGCAGCTGCTGGCCTGACGGGGGCTCTACCTCACTCCCTGCCCTCCACCCCGGACATAGAGAACGCAGAGCTGACGCCAATCTTGCCCTTCCTCTACCTGGGGAACGAGCATGACGCTCAGGACATCAACCTGCTGCAGCGCTTGAACATCGGCTACATCCTAAATGTAACCACCCACCTGCCGCTCTACCACTATGACACGGGGCTCTTTGTCTACAAGCGCCTGCCTGCCACCGACAGCAACAAGCAGAACCTGCGCCAGTACTTTGAGGAGGCGTTTGAATTCATTG AGGAAGCACACCAAGCGGGTATGGGCCTCCTGATCCACTGCCAGGCAGGCGTGTCTCGTTCAGCCACCATTGTGATCGCCTACCTGATGAAGCACACCTGGATGACCATGACGGACGCCTACAAGTTTGTCAAAACCAGGAGGCCCATCATCTCCCCGAACCTTAACTTCATGGGCCAGCTGCTGGAGTTTGAGGACGACCTCAACAATGGAATAACGCCACGAATCCTCACACCAAAGTTGATTGGTGTGGAAACCGTCGTCTAG